In a single window of the Gemmatimonadota bacterium genome:
- a CDS encoding HD-GYP domain-containing protein encodes MSRAVQTYVGSVAIAALGLLWFMTGLPRPRVDYWALISLGVVGCLMETGRTANKSRSMAGSLVFVMHLAIGVALGGLWGSLTAGCITAVTQLYARVSPLKVLFNVSERIVSVGLAFSVYHLLGGAHPPAILVAGGAHLPFESALTDIGKFLAAACVYFIVNSIAVNTAVALATHKPILSTWRSNTLWVLGYDMAASLMALGVAYLFVRFDNEKGIGRFGFVGIFIPFIAVRNVYGKLNTVQDLYRELDSAYAELELNVREQLAMMVKAIEARDPYTSGHSRRVCGLSRAIATDFGLTPEEIEEIENAALLHDVGKIHEEFAPLLQKEGKLTEEEWAVMKTHSAKSAELVSSFSRFQGYVVACVRHHHERWDGRGYPDGIAGEAIPLGARIITIADTIDAMTTNRPYRNALPVDVVLAELNKGRSSQFDARLVELTVNSVTVRRLIADPSSIPDHMPQPRIRARADEARRSGRAIGQRPPHDRAVNEAP; translated from the coding sequence ATGAGCCGTGCTGTCCAAACCTACGTAGGATCAGTCGCCATCGCAGCCCTAGGGTTGCTCTGGTTCATGACTGGTCTGCCACGCCCAAGAGTAGACTACTGGGCGTTGATTTCGTTGGGTGTAGTGGGCTGCCTCATGGAGACGGGACGCACCGCCAACAAGTCCCGATCGATGGCCGGATCCTTGGTGTTCGTGATGCACTTGGCGATCGGTGTTGCACTTGGCGGATTGTGGGGATCGCTCACTGCAGGCTGCATCACCGCCGTGACCCAACTCTACGCGCGTGTGTCGCCGCTAAAGGTCCTCTTTAATGTTTCGGAGCGGATCGTAAGCGTTGGCCTCGCTTTCAGTGTGTACCACTTACTCGGAGGCGCGCATCCACCGGCAATCTTGGTGGCGGGCGGTGCGCACCTACCCTTCGAGAGTGCCCTTACGGACATCGGTAAGTTCCTCGCGGCTGCTTGCGTCTACTTCATCGTGAATTCGATCGCCGTCAACACGGCTGTGGCTCTCGCAACGCACAAGCCGATCCTTTCAACCTGGCGCTCGAATACACTGTGGGTACTCGGATACGACATGGCTGCGAGCCTCATGGCTCTCGGCGTGGCATACTTATTCGTCAGATTTGACAACGAGAAGGGCATCGGACGCTTCGGTTTCGTGGGCATATTCATCCCGTTTATTGCGGTGCGGAACGTGTATGGCAAGCTCAATACCGTTCAAGACCTGTATCGAGAGCTTGACAGCGCTTACGCCGAGCTTGAACTGAATGTCCGCGAGCAACTCGCGATGATGGTTAAGGCCATCGAGGCCCGAGATCCCTATACTTCCGGCCATTCCCGCCGCGTATGCGGACTCTCTCGCGCAATCGCGACAGATTTCGGGCTAACCCCGGAAGAAATTGAAGAGATTGAGAATGCAGCGTTGCTACACGATGTAGGAAAGATTCATGAGGAGTTTGCCCCGCTTCTACAAAAGGAGGGCAAACTAACGGAAGAGGAATGGGCAGTAATGAAGACCCATTCTGCAAAAAGTGCGGAACTCGTATCCTCGTTCTCGAGGTTTCAGGGTTACGTAGTCGCCTGCGTCCGTCACCACCACGAACGCTGGGATGGTCGTGGGTACCCGGATGGCATCGCCGGAGAAGCGATCCCACTAGGCGCTAGGATCATCACAATCGCGGATACCATCGACGCAATGACAACGAACCGACCTTATCGGAACGCGCTGCCGGTGGATGTTGTGCTTGCAGAACTGAACAAAGGTCGATCGTCACAATTTGACGCAAGGTTGGTTGAGTTGACGGTCAACTCCGTAACTGTTCGACGCCTAATAGCTGATCCGTCTTCAATCCCCGATCACATGCCCCAGCCGAGAATCCGAGCGCGGGCAGATGAGGCGAGGCGGTCCGGGCGAGCAATAGGCCAGCGCCCGCCGCACGATCGTGCCGTGAACGAGGCGCCTTAG
- a CDS encoding AAA family ATPase → MEEARHSLATALSVLRGRLGADAFDSSRDAVRLIQGRVTTDLDSLEVAFDSTLFPASFLEEFCIDDAPDFQQWCDAQRIRLLPRIQSVLSGQLSESRRQGNARWMEEVAERLRALDHLSEEAARAQLEARTIVGDRIGALRVFDDWKRRLATELGAVPSGDFERIATRLRLASLPSGHIGGLADQPTSAYADRGLSGRSQETQRCLEIWERATACASPHLLLRGCVGIGKSVLASQLATIINLRGAAVFQIRCAAAEQRIALGGILSLVTALCNHPGARAISPAHLKVLASWAPSLADYFPGISTTDEPSLPAAHVCLAEAISALISAIAGEQPVLLVIDDAHLVDEQSSAIIHYLLRRLLREPVMILLSAQIHRIGHTSHAAALIAIPNEWVQTVDLDPLSSDDARELIVGITGPLDMQHFQDVRAIIEYASGIPSTLSAIATEWQRAGKPRFRSSFSALHEDTPLAPADSHSEAIRSALLAVDDEALAFVQLASLLGSRMDHLELYEWIGLSLPAAARALRTLAANNIFVSANARVSFASQLARDCAYASLSCSHRASLHDIIGSHLMQHGVSSTEVDPLELGWHLGRGRTPAKAMEFLLTVGEDLLRQGHSGRLAAMLSDAPTVAASLNHSGFALLRAEALQEIGCWEASHLALESLPQMLSNTELAQERLLRITNDRFLGRLVGARLGEAITASLNIAGDNSFTPSLRTRAASTSTALISSSRNDKHIAQLGDVTSQLMAVPLAGHDALHAYHARAWFLAQRGGPRVALPVLLEGVTTISQTCPADSITTRLLLGAGVSLCQTGNYLEAAPVLHQAYSIAKALGNPAFIANAASGLALVEGRLGNPSAQISFAREAIRASSSEEWGICLLSAAYDQGLGLAIEGRLVEAESAMAAFDSRFDKRRPEWVQQAWKLCKADVLALAGKERKALLAGKIGTSGVHKKLHHDCFAGPYARWVAFTGIRTGTAAGALARLERQIEEIDRHDAKDQAEILAAIAILENSIGGNTEGKREAARERLGRLPGPTQSMIRRLGVSPVGEKGAWGIREVG, encoded by the coding sequence ATGGAGGAGGCCAGGCATTCCCTGGCAACCGCACTGTCTGTACTTCGTGGGAGACTTGGTGCTGACGCATTTGACTCAAGCAGGGACGCTGTCCGTCTGATTCAAGGGCGAGTCACCACGGATCTCGATTCCCTTGAAGTCGCCTTCGATTCAACTCTTTTCCCTGCGAGTTTTCTGGAGGAATTTTGCATAGATGACGCTCCGGACTTTCAACAATGGTGCGACGCTCAGCGAATTCGATTGCTTCCGCGAATCCAGTCGGTCTTGTCAGGCCAGCTAAGCGAGTCTCGACGGCAAGGGAACGCTCGGTGGATGGAAGAAGTTGCGGAGCGTTTGCGAGCCTTGGATCATTTGAGTGAGGAGGCAGCGCGGGCCCAGCTCGAGGCGCGCACCATAGTGGGTGACCGGATCGGAGCACTTAGGGTGTTCGATGACTGGAAGCGGCGACTTGCCACCGAGCTTGGCGCAGTGCCAAGCGGAGACTTTGAACGGATCGCGACGCGGCTGCGACTTGCTTCGCTCCCGTCCGGTCACATCGGCGGATTGGCTGACCAGCCTACCTCGGCCTACGCAGATCGAGGACTCTCCGGTCGTTCTCAAGAAACCCAACGATGTCTCGAAATATGGGAGCGGGCAACCGCATGCGCCTCGCCGCATCTCCTGCTTCGCGGGTGTGTGGGCATCGGGAAGTCGGTCCTCGCAAGCCAACTGGCAACTATAATCAACTTACGAGGAGCAGCCGTCTTTCAGATCCGCTGCGCTGCAGCCGAACAGAGAATCGCTTTGGGCGGGATTCTCTCGCTCGTGACCGCCTTATGCAATCACCCCGGCGCCAGAGCGATTTCTCCTGCGCACCTCAAGGTCCTCGCTAGTTGGGCACCTAGCCTCGCGGACTACTTCCCCGGGATCTCGACCACAGACGAGCCCTCACTTCCTGCCGCACACGTTTGCCTTGCTGAGGCCATATCCGCTCTGATCTCCGCAATAGCAGGCGAGCAGCCGGTGCTGCTCGTCATCGATGATGCACACCTGGTGGACGAGCAATCATCGGCCATTATTCACTACCTACTTCGTCGCCTGCTCCGGGAGCCGGTGATGATCTTGCTCTCAGCCCAGATTCATCGGATCGGCCATACTAGTCACGCCGCCGCTTTGATCGCTATACCAAACGAGTGGGTACAGACCGTCGACCTTGATCCGCTATCAAGTGATGACGCCCGCGAACTTATTGTGGGCATCACAGGCCCGCTCGATATGCAGCACTTTCAGGATGTGCGTGCGATCATAGAGTATGCTTCAGGCATCCCAAGTACGCTGAGCGCAATCGCTACCGAGTGGCAACGCGCAGGGAAGCCAAGGTTCCGTAGTTCCTTCAGTGCCTTGCATGAGGATACACCTCTAGCGCCGGCCGACAGCCACTCCGAGGCTATCAGAAGTGCCCTGCTCGCCGTCGACGATGAGGCACTTGCGTTTGTGCAGTTGGCTTCCTTGCTCGGTTCACGCATGGATCACCTTGAGCTATACGAATGGATAGGGCTGTCTCTTCCTGCGGCGGCGCGGGCACTGCGTACACTGGCCGCCAACAATATTTTCGTTTCAGCCAATGCGCGCGTCTCGTTTGCCTCACAACTGGCGAGGGATTGTGCCTATGCCAGCCTTAGCTGTTCGCATCGTGCTTCGCTCCACGACATTATCGGAAGCCACCTGATGCAACACGGAGTGAGTTCAACTGAGGTAGATCCGTTAGAACTTGGGTGGCATCTTGGGCGAGGGAGGACGCCTGCGAAGGCAATGGAATTTCTTCTAACGGTTGGTGAGGATCTGCTTCGTCAAGGTCACAGCGGACGCCTCGCTGCCATGCTCTCCGATGCGCCCACCGTCGCGGCCAGCCTGAACCACTCCGGCTTCGCCCTCCTTCGCGCGGAAGCACTACAAGAGATCGGCTGCTGGGAGGCCTCTCATCTGGCGCTCGAGTCCTTGCCACAAATGCTAAGCAACACTGAGTTGGCACAGGAACGGCTCCTTCGGATTACGAACGATCGCTTTCTCGGAAGACTAGTAGGAGCGAGACTTGGCGAGGCGATCACGGCTTCGCTCAACATTGCCGGGGACAACAGCTTCACTCCTTCTCTCCGTACAAGAGCTGCCTCAACCTCGACCGCTCTCATTTCCTCAAGTCGCAACGACAAACACATTGCTCAGCTTGGCGATGTGACCAGCCAATTGATGGCCGTTCCATTGGCCGGCCACGACGCACTTCACGCATATCACGCCCGTGCGTGGTTTTTGGCACAACGTGGTGGTCCGCGGGTGGCGCTCCCGGTGCTCCTGGAGGGCGTCACGACGATCAGCCAGACATGCCCAGCAGACTCAATCACGACCCGCCTTCTCCTCGGAGCAGGAGTGTCATTGTGTCAGACGGGAAATTACCTCGAGGCAGCGCCGGTGCTTCACCAAGCTTACTCGATCGCCAAAGCCCTTGGTAATCCAGCGTTCATCGCAAACGCGGCATCTGGCCTGGCGTTGGTTGAGGGTCGCCTAGGCAACCCGTCTGCACAGATATCGTTTGCGCGCGAAGCCATCCGGGCCTCTAGTTCTGAGGAGTGGGGCATCTGCTTACTTAGCGCGGCGTATGATCAAGGGCTGGGCCTAGCCATCGAAGGACGGCTTGTCGAGGCAGAAAGCGCGATGGCCGCGTTTGACTCGCGCTTTGACAAAAGACGTCCAGAATGGGTTCAGCAGGCATGGAAACTATGCAAGGCAGATGTGTTGGCACTTGCCGGGAAAGAGCGTAAGGCCCTGCTCGCAGGGAAGATTGGTACGAGTGGGGTTCACAAGAAGCTTCATCACGACTGCTTTGCCGGACCATATGCACGCTGGGTTGCCTTCACCGGTATTAGGACCGGCACTGCAGCGGGCGCACTCGCGAGACTTGAGCGGCAGATAGAGGAAATCGACCGCCATGACGCGAAGGATCAGGCCGAAATCCTCGCAGCAATCGCAATTCTTGAGAACTCGATTGGCGGAAACACGGAAGGAAAGCGGGAGGCAGCGCGAGAACGACTCGGGCGGCTCCCAGGGCCAACTCAGTCGATGATCCGGAGACTGGGTGTCTCGCCGGTTGGCGAAAAGGGCGCGTGGGGTATCCGAGAAGTCGGCTAA